The Capsicum annuum cultivar UCD-10X-F1 chromosome 3, UCD10Xv1.1, whole genome shotgun sequence genomic sequence TTGTGGAAAGATTTGATGTCGCTCATGGGATGTGAGCTTTGATTAACCGTCTTTAACCATAACATGCATATAATTGACCATCCCGAAATAAGATTCTGTTGATGTCTATTTTGCTGCAACACAGTAAAGGTTGTTACTTTCTTGTGAAATGCTTCAATTTGTCATATGAAATGTCTATTACATCTTTTATTGGCTCCCATTAGACTAGTTCCGATATGCTCTCTTGTTTTCAAGATGCACTATATGCAATGCGTAGGGGAGTCGTCGGTCATTCCATTCTTGATGTTTGAGTCAGTAACTCAATGTAGGCGGAATGCTTGTACACTTTTGTAGATGCTACCTTTTGCTTTATCTTCTGCGTTAATATTGTACTGATGTGAGAGTAGTTAGTTTCATGACCTTCAATGAAAGTTTTTGAAATTTCTTGTGTCTTGTATCTAGTTACCCAAGTATCTATAAGCATGAGGATTATATGTTCCATAAGATAGTAAGGAGTTGGATTAGCTTGATGCCGTTTTACCTAATTAGCGTAGAATTTAAGTTTTCAGAATGAAACTGAATTGGTATTTCTCTTTCATTCAGCATCTTGAGCACGAGACTTCTTCCTAAATCATGATTCATGGTGTGTATCAAAGTTCATTTTTTCTGAAGTTTATACCACACTCAAGCTCCTTTTTCCTCTGGCCCTCTGCTCTTgcatctttttcttttacttctgtCTCATGTTTTTTTTGTCTGAGATATGCAGACTGTCCGTTGCAGAATGGAGGATGCACTGAGTATCAGTCTTTTGATCATTTGGAGTTTCCCTTTTCTAATGCCAACACATGTAGTTTCAGGAGTCAAAAGTATTCATTTGTCTTTTATTGACTCTAAAGGAACTTTCATATACCATCCACTAGTAATCTTTTGATCCTTGAAGTTTTCCTTTCCTAATACCAACACATGTAGGGTGTACTCGGTattatggaaaatgttttcttgaaaaatattttccaagaaaataatTGGAGTTcgtacttattttcttgtgtttggtACGTAAGCAAAAAGCATTTGTCTAGAATCTAGACAAATACTATGAGAGGTAACAGTGGGGTAGGGGTGTGGAGTGGTGAGGACGGGGGTGGAGGTGAAGATGAGGTGTGTTGGAAGGGTGGGCAAGACACGATCGAATGTGAAATGCTACTTGTGGAACTTGTTTTCCCTACTTTTATCAGAGAAGTCGTTTTGCTTATTTTTAAGTAACTTATTTTCCTAGAGGaagtgttttaaaaaaaaattgaccaactGAAGTTGGGGAAATCTGCAACATTCTGTAAGCCTAATGCCAACACATGTGGTGTCCGAAGTCCAAgcacatggaattattttatccggCTCGTGTTTTTCTTCTTATTGTCTCTTAAGGAATGTGTATATACGATGTGTATGCATTTAGTTTTGTCAGAAATAAGATCATTTTGGTCACGTTTCAAAGCTCTCTAAACTGCCAAGCCATGGCTTaatcaatttcactatttttattcaCATCTATTCCCTAGCTCAGATGCACGAGCTACACTTTTCCTCTATGTACAGTTTCTCTTTAGTTTGGCTGAAGCATGCCTTGAGATTTTGATTTTGCGCCCTGTCGGTGCTTGCAAACATTCAATTGTTCCTGTCATATTTCCTTTAAGCTTGCACTATGTTGCAATAAGATGAAAGGAACAGAAAATAATGCTTGTAGAACCTGTACATGATTCATATCCATGATACTCATCTGGTACTCCATGTTGTATGACATGGTTTGACTGGTAACAGTGTGCTGTTCATATTATTTAAACTTGTTGCATGGTCAACTGTTGGACTGTGATATGATATATAGATGAGCTTAAtttagaaatgcaaggtaaggctgcgtacaatacaccctcgTGGTGctgcccttccccggaccctgcgcatatcgggagctttagtgcaccaggctgcccttttttttatttataaatctGTATTGCAAATTAATTTGAAGTGCCTGGATAGTGCAGCTGTACCATTTCTAGTTGCATGGGGAGTTCACAACTATGAGAGCATGTGCTTTGCTTTCTCTGTTCTATGTTTAGGACACTACATTTTGAGTATCATGAtgtattttctcatatttattGTTGTAGTTGATATCATCTCCGCGATTGAGTTCGATAAATCTGGTGACCATCTTGCTACTGGAGATCGCGGGGGCAGGGTGGTATTATTTGAAAGGACTGATACAAAAGAGGTGGGTTTATTCGCAGTGTAGTTCAGAAGATTTATTAAAAATTGGATTTTGTTTTCTCTGATTGTTTCTCTCCCTTTGCATTGTTTTACCTTAGAATATTGGAAGTCAGAGAGAGCTAGAGAGAATGGACTATTCAGTGAGTCGGCATCCAGAGTTCCGCTACAAGACAGAATTTCAAAGCCATGAACCTGAGGTATCTCTCAATTCTTTGTTGTTCGTGCttttttattcttcctttttGGAGTGATGAAAGAGTTAGTAGAATCTTATTTATCTGGTTCTTATGTACCCCTTTCCTGTCCAGATGCATCTATGAAGGGTGAATTGCCTCTGCTGTTATTTCTCATTCTTCAtttgctttgctttacttttttcTCGCGTCAAGTAGTATTCTAACTTTTCACGTTGCACCTTTCTGTTCAGTTTGATTATCTGAAGAGCTTGGAGATAGAGGAGAAGATCAACAAGATCCGTTGGTGCCAATCATCTAATGGTGCCCTCTTTCTTCTATCTACCAATGACAAAACCATAAAGTATTGGAAGGTGACTAGTTCATCCAACTTGCTTTTCTGTGGTTCCTTAAATTCAGTGTAACTTGCTCAGTTTATTCTGGTAAAATAAAATGAGCAGTATTCTTCTTTACATTCCATGGCTCAAGATACATTTTTGCTGTTGTACTGATAAGCAATATTAATTGTTAATTTTAAGTGTTTTGGGGAGCTACTGTGATTGTTGTTGTGATGTAAACTAGTTGTTGATTGACCTAAGTCACATCTATTGTCTACCTGTGACTGGgcttttttttggggggtgggaGGTGGGTTCTTAATCAATATGCTGAGTTGTTCACTACTTCTTTTGCTGATTCAGGTCCAAGAGAAGAAAGTTAAGAAGATATCCGAAATGAATATTGATCCTTCCAGAGCTGTTGGAAATGGCAGTGTGGCCAGTTCTAGTGTTTCTTCCAGTCCGAAGCAGTGTCTTGCTAATGGGGGTTATGCAGATAGAtctgtcaattgcttgagcaatGATTTGTCATTTCCACCTGGGGGCTTTTCCTCATTACGTTTACCTGTGGTAGTTGTACTTAAGCTATATATGTCCTGTATGTTTGGTTCTTTATGGCATGTCGAGCATGTCTATGTGCATTATTTGTTTATCCACCAAACATTTACACGAAAAAGAAACGCTATGAccaatttcatgaagtacatgttAGATATTTTAAAGTTCTTTTTTTATTccttacacacaaaaaaaagagaaaagaaagaggaaCAGATCTCATGAAGTTGCAGCTTGAGTGAAGGAATGCACATGGTGTTCTTGATCCCTGGTTACTGAGGAGACTGTTCTTTCTAGTTTCTTCTAGTTCTAGTTGTTTTCTGTTGTCTAAAAACGTAGTTATAAACTAGTTAATTGTGAACCCAACCTCCGATGAAGGGTGAAAAAAATTTAACGTACAAGCTAGGATGTGTTCATGTTTTATGTGCTTTTGTAAGTGTCTTTGGTTTCTCTTGCATGATATGGATACACAGCATGTTGTTTATCTTCAGATCCTCAGCCTTGGGTCATTGGAAACTTGAAGCGTTTTCGGTGTCTTAATTTCTTTCTATtgatttgttgaagaatttcGGTTCTCCACTACATCTCCTCTCCCTAAGACAGTTAACTTTTTAAACTTAACATGGTGTCCTCACTAGTACTCCATTTGAATCTAAAAGCTTTGGAATGTTATTGTAGGTTACAAGTAATGAGACCAGCCTTGTTGCAAGGTGCAGAAGAGTGTATGCTCATGCACACGACTATCAcatcaactcaatttcaaataaCAGGTGAAGATATTGCTCTTATAGTTCTGCTTTGCCATGTTTTCTTTTTCTGGTTTACAAGAGCTCATGGTAATTTTTCTGATCTTTTCTTTTCCATTCAGTGATGGCGAAACATTTATATCGGCTGATGATCTCCGGATCAACCTTTGGAACTTGGAAATAAGCAATCAGAGTTTCAATATTGTTGATGTCAAGCCAACAAATATGGAAGATCTAACTGGTAAGCCTTTCCTTAGTTTCTTTTGTTGTGGGAACCTTAACTAGGTCATAATTTTCATTTCATTGTTTATATTAATAGATGCGTAGACTTTaaccatattttatttattgcagAGGTGATAACTTCAGCAGAGTTTCATCCTTCTCATTGCAACACGTTAGCTTATAGTAGTTCAAAAGGGTCAATTCGTCTCGTAGATCTGCGGCAGTCTGCTTTGTGCGACTCACATTCTAAATTGTTAGTTTCACTCTTCCCTTTATTTCTAATTTTCAATGCATGTAggtttttttccttctttaaatGTGTTCTTGTCCAGCAGAAGATAGAAAGGATGAAAATGTTCTGGAATAGAATAGGACTACTTTTGCTAGGCACAGATATGTATTTCAAATTACTTCCTGATAgcgttttaaattaaaaatattggcTCCTCGCTATGCAGGTTTGAAGAGCAAGAAGCACCAGGTTCAAGATCTTTTTTCACCGAGATAATTGCTTCGATTTCAGATATTAAATTTTCTAAGGATGGAAGATACATACTCAGTCGCGACTATATGACCCTAAAGGTTGGTAACTTTTACTTTTGTTTCACAATATCTTTGATGGAATATCTGGCTGCTGGAGCAATTGCAATGTGCTTTGCATTTATGTGTCTTACTTTGTCAAGGGTACTGTTTGATCTGTAAAAGCTTTTAACAAAAAGTATAGTTCCAATGAGGTGGCAATATCAGAGCTCATGGCATGCTTCATGGCCTTCATTGTGCATGTCGTCGCTTTTTCCTCATTTCTAACAATATATTATCGCCTATTATCCATTGAGGACCCCTCTCAGTTGATATTGTGTTGAACTTGGTTATATGATATGGAACACTTTCAAGTGCATTTATAGTCCTCGTGCATTTACTCTGGAAAGAACATTTATGGGCTTGTAGATGCTTTTTATGTGGTTCATGTCCGGGAGCCTCCCAAGTTTTTACTGTTAT encodes the following:
- the LOC107861751 gene encoding serine/threonine protein phosphatase 2A 55 kDa regulatory subunit B beta isoform isoform X1, with the protein product MNGGDGGDVAAAPAGPPPPLEWKFSQVFGERTAGEEVQEVDIISAIEFDKSGDHLATGDRGGRVVLFERTDTKENIGSQRELERMDYSVSRHPEFRYKTEFQSHEPEFDYLKSLEIEEKINKIRWCQSSNGALFLLSTNDKTIKYWKVQEKKVKKISEMNIDPSRAVGNGSVASSSVSSSPKQCLANGGYADRSVNCLSNDLSFPPGGFSSLRLPVVVTSNETSLVARCRRVYAHAHDYHINSISNNSDGETFISADDLRINLWNLEISNQSFNIVDVKPTNMEDLTEVITSAEFHPSHCNTLAYSSSKGSIRLVDLRQSALCDSHSKLFEEQEAPGSRSFFTEIIASISDIKFSKDGRYILSRDYMTLKLWDINMDSGPVSTFQVHEYLRPKLCDLYENDSIFDKFECCLSGDGLRVATGSYSNLFRVFGCAAGTTEANTLEASKNPMRRQVQTPSRPSRSLSSSITRVVRRGSESPGVDANGNSFDFTTKLLHLAWHPTENSIACAAANSLYMYYA
- the LOC107861751 gene encoding serine/threonine protein phosphatase 2A 55 kDa regulatory subunit B beta isoform isoform X4, with the translated sequence MNGGDGGDVAAAPAGPPPPLEWKFSQVFGERTAGEEVQEVDIISAIEFDKSGDHLATGDRGGRVVLFERTDTKENIGSQRELERMDYSVSRHPEFRYKTEFQSHEPEFDYLKSLEIEEKINKIRWCQSSNGALFLLSTNDKTIKYWKVQEKKVKKISEMNIDPSRAVGNGSVASSSVSSSPKQCLANGGYADRSVNCLSNDLSFPPGGFSSLRLPVVTSNETSLVARCRRVYAHAHDYHINSISNNSDGETFISADDLRINLWNLEISNQSFNIVDVKPTNMEDLTEVITSAEFHPSHCNTLAYSSSKGSIRLVDLRQSALCDSHSKLFEEQEAPGSRSFFTEIIASISDIKFSKDGRYILSRDYMTLKLWDINMDSGPVSTFQVHEYLRPKLCDLYENDSIFDKFECCLSGDGLRVATGSYSNLFRVFGCAAGTTEANTLEASKNPMRQVQTPSRPSRSLSSSITRVVRRGSESPGVDANGNSFDFTTKLLHLAWHPTENSIACAAANSLYMYYA
- the LOC107861751 gene encoding serine/threonine protein phosphatase 2A 55 kDa regulatory subunit B beta isoform isoform X3, with the translated sequence MNGGDGGDVAAAPAGPPPPLEWKFSQVFGERTAGEEVQEVDIISAIEFDKSGDHLATGDRGGRVVLFERTDTKENIGSQRELERMDYSVSRHPEFRYKTEFQSHEPEFDYLKSLEIEEKINKIRWCQSSNGALFLLSTNDKTIKYWKVQEKKVKKISEMNIDPSRAVGNGSVASSSVSSSPKQCLANGGYADRSVNCLSNDLSFPPGGFSSLRLPVVVTSNETSLVARCRRVYAHAHDYHINSISNNSDGETFISADDLRINLWNLEISNQSFNIVDVKPTNMEDLTEVITSAEFHPSHCNTLAYSSSKGSIRLVDLRQSALCDSHSKLFEEQEAPGSRSFFTEIIASISDIKFSKDGRYILSRDYMTLKLWDINMDSGPVSTFQVHEYLRPKLCDLYENDSIFDKFECCLSGDGLRVATGSYSNLFRVFGCAAGTTEANTLEASKNPMRQVQTPSRPSRSLSSSITRVVRRGSESPGVDANGNSFDFTTKLLHLAWHPTENSIACAAANSLYMYYA
- the LOC107861751 gene encoding serine/threonine protein phosphatase 2A 55 kDa regulatory subunit B beta isoform isoform X2, with protein sequence MNGGDGGDVAAAPAGPPPPLEWKFSQVFGERTAGEEVQEVDIISAIEFDKSGDHLATGDRGGRVVLFERTDTKENIGSQRELERMDYSVSRHPEFRYKTEFQSHEPEFDYLKSLEIEEKINKIRWCQSSNGALFLLSTNDKTIKYWKVQEKKVKKISEMNIDPSRAVGNGSVASSSVSSSPKQCLANGGYADRSVNCLSNDLSFPPGGFSSLRLPVVTSNETSLVARCRRVYAHAHDYHINSISNNSDGETFISADDLRINLWNLEISNQSFNIVDVKPTNMEDLTEVITSAEFHPSHCNTLAYSSSKGSIRLVDLRQSALCDSHSKLFEEQEAPGSRSFFTEIIASISDIKFSKDGRYILSRDYMTLKLWDINMDSGPVSTFQVHEYLRPKLCDLYENDSIFDKFECCLSGDGLRVATGSYSNLFRVFGCAAGTTEANTLEASKNPMRRQVQTPSRPSRSLSSSITRVVRRGSESPGVDANGNSFDFTTKLLHLAWHPTENSIACAAANSLYMYYA